The following coding sequences lie in one Kryptolebias marmoratus isolate JLee-2015 linkage group LG5, ASM164957v2, whole genome shotgun sequence genomic window:
- the chd4a gene encoding chromodomain-helicase-DNA-binding protein 4a isoform X1 produces the protein MSGSEDDRDDYGAADDRLMHDEEEEEISETESPKVKKKKKKAKKSRESKGSKRRSRREELPVSSPEPMDMGGVEDVEDVGSAQRSESEGSDYTPGRKKKKKGSSGKDKKRSSAGVERSSSKRKEPEPEEDEDDDDDDSSEPKSSSQLLDDWGMEDIDHIFTEEDYRSLTNYKAFSQFVRPLIAAKNPKIAVSKMMMVLGAKWREFSTNNPLRGAAAANAALATANVPAAVDNMVAEVVPAVAPPPPAPIEPLQTPAPPIRKAKTKEGKGPNARKKPKPAPKPQEKKNNAKTKKVAPLKIKLGGFNSKRKRSSSEEDEPDVDSDFENGSINSVSVSESSNSRSSRSKKKPSKNKPKKKKEAEDGDGYETDHQDYCEVCQQGGEIILCDTCPRAYHMVCLDPDMEKAPEGTWSCPHCEKEGIQWEAREDASEGEEDNGEPGEMEEDDHHMEFCRVCKDGGELLCCDSCPSSYHIHCLNPPLPEIPNGEWICPRCTCPPLKGKVQKILTWRWGDPPPPTPVPRPPDLPAEEPDPAPLAGRSEREFFAKWCNLSYWHCSWVTELQLEMHCQVMFRNYQRKNDMDEPPPVDFGDGEEDKCLKRKHKDPMYAQLEEKYLRFGIKMEWLMIHRILNHSVDRKNNAHYLIKWRELPYDQATWESEDMDIPEFDLYKQQYWNHRELMMGEDGRPGKKIKVKGRGVKRPERPPENPVVDPTIKFDRQPDYLDSTGGTLHPYQLEGLNWLRFSWAQGTDTILADEMGLGKTVQTAVFLYSLYKEGHSKGPFLVSAPLSTIINWEREFEMWAPDMYVVTYVGDKDSRSIIRENEFSFEDNAIRGGKKASRMKKDSSIKFHVLLTSYELITIDMAVLGSIDWACLVVDEAHRLKNNQSKFFRVLNNYPLQHKLLLTGTPLQNNLEELFHLLNFLTPERFSKLEVFLEEFADIAKEDQIKKLHDMLGPHMLRRLKADVFKHMPSKTELIVRVELSPMQKKYYKFILTKNFEALNTKGGGNQVSLLNVVMDLKKCCNHPYLFPGAAMEAPKMPNGMYDGNALTKSSGKLLLLQKMMRKLKEGGHRVLIFSQMTKMLDLLEDFLENEGYKYERIDGGITGGMRQEAIDRFNAPGAQQFAFLLSTRAGGLGINLATADTVIIYDSDWNPHNDIQAFSRAHRIGQNRKVMIYRFVTKASVEERITQVAKKKMMLTHLVVRPGLGSKTGSMSKQELDDILKFGTEALFKDEGEGENKEEDSSIIHYDDKAIDRLLDRNQDATDDTELQSMNEYLSSFKVAQYVVKDEEEEEEEVQREIIKQEESVDPDYWEKLLRHHYEQQQEDLARNLGKGKRIRKQVNYNDGSQEDRADWQDDQSDGQSDYSVASEEADEDFDERSEANSRRPNRKGLRNDKDKPLPPLLARVGGNIEVLGFNSRQRKAFLNAVMRYGMPPQDAFTTQWLVRDLRGKSEKEFKAYVSLFMRHLCEPGADGAETFADGVPREGLSRQHVLTRIGVMSLIRKKVQEFEHVNGQWSMPWMADLEENKRNAAQPDSPGKTPSTGTPADTQPNTPAPADDSSKTDDASKDGEKEVKKEAEAEKNGKETVKANNEVIAIPDDDEKSQTAKQEKTNGEEPMETDKPSNGEAESAKEKDGEKEGEGEGEKKSSDGGEENKPQSETKAEGSEVKPEDSEVKAEEKKEEKTEKMDTTPPADEKKVDVKEEKDAQKPEEATKLQNGDSSKEGAASAAASTANSVSEEKKKAKTRFMFNIADGGFTELHSLWQNEERAATVTKKTNEIWHRRHDYWLLAGIIQHGYARWQDIQNDIRFAILNEPFKGEMNRGNFLEIKNKFLARRFKLLEQALVIEEQLRRAAYLNMSEDPSHPSMALNTRFSEVECLAESHQHLSKESMSGNKPANAVLHKVLKQLEELLSDMKADVTRLPATIARIPPVAVRLQMSERNILSRLASRGTDTQAQTQQMSQQ, from the exons ATGTCTGGAAGTGAAGACGACAGAGATGACTATGGAGCCGCCGACGACCGCCTAATGCACG atgaggaggaagaggagatctCAGAGACCGAGTCTCCcaaggtgaagaagaagaagaagaaggccaAGAAGAGCCGAGAGAGCAAGGGCAGCAAGAGGCGGTCGCGCAGAGAG GAGCTTCCCGTCAGCTCACCTGAGCCCATGGACATGGGCGGAGTGGAAGATGTGGAAGACGTTGGCTCTGCCCAGCGCTCCGAGAGCGAGGGCAGCGACTACACTCCAGGGcgcaaaaagaagaagaaaggcagCAGCGGCAAAGACAAGAAGAGAAGCAGCGCTGGGGTGGAGAGGAGCTCCTCCAAAAGGAAAGAACCAGAGCCtgaggaagatgaggatgaTGACGACGACGACTCCTCG GAACCAAAGTCATCATCTCAGCTGCTGGATGACTGGGGCATGGAGGACATCGACCACATCTTCACTGAGGAAGACTACCGCTCTCTGACCAACTACAAGGCTTTCAGCCAGTTCGTCAG ACCTCTCATAGCAGCCAAGAACCCTAAGATTGCTGTGTCAAAGATGATGATGGTTCTTGGAGCAAAGTGGCGCGAGTTCAGCACCAACAACCCCCTGAGAGGTGCTGCCGCTGCAAACGCTGCGCTGGCGACCGCAAACGTACCAGCTGCTGTTGATAACATGGTGGCAGAGGTCGTCCCTGCAGTAGCCCCGCCCCCACCGGCCCCCATAGAGCCTCTGCAGACCCCAGCGCCACCTATCCGCAAGGCCAAGACCAAGGAAGGCAAAG gacCCAATGCTCGCAAGAAACCAAAACCTGCTCCCAAGCCACAAGAGAAGAAGAATAACGCCAAAACAAAGAAGGTTGCgcctttaaaaatcaaactggGAGGCTTCAACAGCAAGAGGAAACGCTCATCG AGCGAAGAGGACGAGCCTGACGTCGACAGTGACTTTGAGAACGGCAGCATCAACAGCGTCTCGGTGTCAGAGAGTTCAAACAGCCGCAGCAGCCGCAGCAAGAAGAAACCCTCAAAGAATAAACCCAAAAAGAAGAAGG AAGCAGAAGATGGTGACGGATACGAGACGGACCACCAGGACTACTGTGAGGTTTGCCAGCAGGGAGGAGAGATAATCCTGTGTGATACCTGCCCCAGGGCGTACCACATGGTCTGTCTGGACCCTGACATGGAGAAGGCACCTGAAGGCACCTGGAGCTGCCCACACTGC GAGAAGGAGGGCATCCAGTGGGAAGCCCGAGAAGATGCctcagagggagaggaggacaACGGCGAGCCaggagagatggaggaggacgaccaCCACATGGAGTTCTGTCGCGTTTGTAAAGATGGAGGCGAGCTCCTCTGCTGCGACTCGTGTCCCTCGTCGTACCACATCCACTGCCTCAACCCGCCGCTCCCAGAGATCCCCAACGGAGAGTGGATCTGCCCCCGCTGCACG TGTCCGCCCTTAAAGGGGAAGGTACAGAAGATCTTAACATGGCGATGGGgagaccctcctcctcccacaCCTGTGCCCCGCCCTCCGGACCTTCCAGCTGAGGAGCCTGACCCCGCTCCGCTCGCAGGGCGCTCTGAGAGGGAGTTCTTCGCCAAATGGTGCAACTTGTCTTACTGGCATTGCTCCTGGGTCACGGAGCTCCAG CTGGAGATGCACTGCCAGGTGATGTTCAGGAACTACCAGAGGAAGAACGACATGGACGAGCCGCCACCTGTCGACTTCGGAGACGGAGAGGAAGACAAGTGCTTGAAGAGGAAACACAAGGATCCCATGTATGCTCAGCTGGAGGAGAAGTACCTCCGCTTTGGAATCAAGATGGAGTGGCTGATGATCCACCGCATCCTGAATCACAG TGTGGACAGAAAGAATAACGCCCACTACCTGATAAAGTGGCGAGAGCTGCCGTACGATCAGGCCACCTGGGAGTCGGAGGACATGGACATACCTGAGTTTGACCTCTACAAACAGCAGTACTGGAATCACAG GGAGCTGATGATGGGAGAGGACGGCAGGCCAGGGAAGAAGATCAAGGTGAAGGGAAGAGGCGTGAAGCGGCCGGAGAGACCGCCTGAGAACCCGGTGGTGGAT CCGACGATCAAGTTTGACCGTCAGCCGGACTACCTGGACAGCACCGGGGGGACGCTGCACCCCTACCAGCTGGAGGGTCTGAACTGGCTGCGGTTCTCCTGGGCTCAGGGCACCGACACCATCCTGGCTGACGAGATGGGTTTGGGAAAGACGGTGCAGACTGCCGTCTTCCTCTACTCGCTGTATAAAGAG GGCCACTCCAAGGGGCCGTTTCTGGTCAGCGCTCCTCTGTCCACCATCATTAACTGGGAACGAGAGTTTGAGATGTGGGCTCCCGACATGTACGTAGTGACGTACGTCGGTGACAAAGACAGCCGAAGCATAATCAGGGAGAACGAGTTCTCCTTCGAGGACAACGCCATCCGAGGGGGGAAGAAGGCGTCCAGAATGAAG AAAGACTCATCCATCAAGTTCCACGTTCTGCTGACGTCCTACGAGCTGATCACCATCGACATGGCCGTCCTGGGTTCTATAGACTGGGCATGCCTGGTGGTGGACGAGGCCCACAGGCTGAAGAACAACCAGTCCAAG TTTTTCCGGGTGTTGAACAACTACCCCCTGCAGCACAAACTGCTGCTGACGGGAACTCCTCTGCAGAACAACCTGGAGGAGCTTTTCCACCTGCTCAACTTCCTCACACCTGAGAGGTTCAG cAAGTTGGAGGTTTTCCTGGAGGAGTTTGCTGATATTGCAAAAGAGGACCAGATCAAGAAGCTGCATGACATGTTGGGTCCACACATGCTCAGAAGGCTGAAGGCCGACGTCTTCAAACACATGCCCTCAAAAACCGAGCTCATCGTCAGAGTGGAGCTCAGCCCCATGCAGAA GAAATACTACAAATTCATCTTGACGAAAAACTTTGAGGCCCTCAAcacaaaaggaggaggaaaccAGGTTTCACTGCTGAATGTCGTCATGGACCTCAAGAAGTGCTGTAACCACCCCTACCTCTTCCCTGGAGCTGCTATG GAAGCTCCCAAGATGCCCAACGGGATGTACGATGGAAACGCTCTCACTAAGTCTTCtgggaagctgctgctgctgcagaagatGATGAGGAAGCTGAAGGAGGGGGGACATCGAGTGCTTATTTTCTCTCAG ATGACCAAAATGTTGGATCTGCTGGAGGACTTCCTTGAGAACGAAGGCTACAAATACGAGAGGATTGATGGAGGAATCACAGGAGGGATGAGACAAGAAGCTATTGATCGTTTTAACG CTCCAGGTGCCCAGCAGTTTGCCTTCCTGCTGTCGACGAGAGCCGGAGGTTTGGGCATCAATCTGGCCACAGCCGACACGGTCATCATCTACGACTCTGACTGGAATCCTCACAACGACATCCAG GCCTTCAGCAGAGCTCATCGTATCGGTCAAAACAGAAAGGTGATGATCTACCGATTTGTCACTAAGGCCTCAGTGGAAGAGAGAATTACTCag GTTGCCAAAAAGAAGATGATGCTGACTCACCTGGTGGTCCGACCTGGTCTGGGATCCAAGACCGGCTCCATGTCCAAACAGGAACTGGATGACATTCTCAAGTTTGGAACTGAAGCTCTCTTCAAGGACGAGGGCGAAG GTGAGAACAAAGAGGAGGACAGCAGCATCATTCACTACGATGACAAAGCCATCGACCGGCTGCTGGACAGGAACCAGGACGCCACGGACGACACGGAGCTGCAGAGCATGAACGAATACCTGAGCTCCTTCAAAGTGGCTCAGTATGTGGTcaaagacgaggaggaggag GAGGAAGAGGTGCAGCGGGAGATCATCAAGCAGGAGGAGAGCGTTGATCCCGATTACTGGGAGAAGCTGCTGCGGCATCATtatgagcagcagcaggaggatcTGGCCCGAAACCTGGGCAAAGGAAAACGGATCCGCAAGCAGGTCAACTACAACGACGGCTCCCAGGAAGACCGAG ctgattgGCAGGATGACCAATCTGATGGCCAATCAGATTACTCCGTGGCTTCTGAGGAGGCTGACGAAGACTTTGATGAAAGATCAGAAG CTAACTCTCGCAGGCCGAACAGGAAGGGCCTGAGGAATGACAAAGACAAACCACTGCCCCCCCTGCTGGCCAGGGTTGGAGGCAACATTGAG GTGCTGGGTTTCAACTCTCGGCAGAGGAAGGCCTTCCTGAATGCAGTGATGCGTTATGGGATGCCTCCCCAGGACGCCTTCACCACTCAGTGGCTGGTCCGAGACCTGCGAGGGAAATCGGAGAAAGAGTTTAA GGCCTACGTCTCGTTGTTTATGCGTCACCTGTGCGAACCTGGAGCCGACGGCGCCGAAACCTTCGCAGACGGCGTCCCCAGAGAAGGGTTGTCACGGCAACATGTCCTCACACGCATCGGCGTCATGTCACTTATACGCAAAAAG GTCCAGGAGTTCGAACATGTGAACGGTCAGTGGTCGATGCCCTGGATGGCCGACCTGGAGGAGAACAAGAGGAACGCAGCTCAGCCCGACTCACCTGGGAAAACCCCGTCCACCGGGACCCCCGCTGACACACAACCCAACACCCCTGCCCCAG CTGATGACTCTTCAAAGACTGACGATGCGTCGAAGGATGGAGAGAAGGAGGTGAAGAAGGAGGCCGAGGCGGAGAAGAACGGCAAGGAGACGGTCAAAGCCAACAATGAG GTCATCGCCATCCCTGACGATGACGAGAAGAGTCAGACAGCCAAGCAGGAGAAGACAAACGGCGAGGAGCCGATGGAGACGGACAAACCGAGCAACGGGGAGGCCGAGAGCGCGAAGGAGAAGGACGGCGAGAAGGAGGGAGAGGGCGAGGGCGAGAAGAAGAGTTCAGACGGAGGAGAGGAAAACAAGCCGCAGTCAGAAACAAAGGcagaggggtcagaggtcaaacctgaagactctgaggtcaaag CAGAGgaaaagaaggaagagaaaacagaaaagatggaCACAACTCCTCCTGCAGACGAAAAGAAAG TAGACGTGAAGGAGGAGAAAGATGCTCAGAAGCCCGAGGAGGCGACCAAACTTCAGAACGGCGACAGCAGCAAAGAGGGCGCCGCGTCAGCGGCGGCCTCCACGGCGAACAGCGTGAgcgaggagaagaagaaggccAAAACTCGATTCATGTTCAACATCGCAGACGGAGGATTCACGG AGCTGCACTCTTTGTGGCAGAACGAGGAGCGCGCCGCCACGGTTACCAAGAAAACCAACGAGATCTGGCACCGCCGGCACGACTACTGGCTGCTGGCCGGCATCATACA ACACGGTTACGCTCGCTGGCAAGACATCCAGAACGACATCAGGTTCGCCATCCTCAACGAGCCTTTCAAAGGAGAGATGAACAGGGGCAACTTCCTGGAAATCAAGAATAAGTTCCTTGCCCGAAGATTCAAG TTGTTGGAGCAAGCGTTGGTGATCGAGGAGCAGCTGCGTCGCGCCGCCTACCTCAACATGTCAGAGGACCCCTCCCACCCCTCCATGGCCCTGAACACCCGCTTCAGTGAGGTGGAGTGTCTGGCAGAGTCCCACCAGCACCTCAGTAAGGAGTCCATGTCCGGGAACAAGCCAGCCAACGCCGTCCTGCACAAAG TGCTGAAGCAGCTGGAAGAGCTGCTGAGTGACATGAAGGCAGATGTGACCCGCCTCCCGGCAACCATCGCTCGGATACCGCCGGTTGCTGTGCGACTCCAGATGTCTGAGAGGAACATCCTGAGCCGCCTAGCGAGCCGAGGGACAGACACTCAGGCACAGACACAGCAG ATGTCGCAGCAGTAG